One window of Terriglobia bacterium genomic DNA carries:
- a CDS encoding bifunctional (p)ppGpp synthetase/guanosine-3',5'-bis(diphosphate) 3'-pyrophosphohydrolase — MRRFEDILERVEEYNPGADFGLLRRAYVFSAREHRSQVRQSGEPYLTHPLEVAYTLAELRLDTSSLVAGLLHDVVEDTLTSIDTVGEYFGEDVSHIVAGVTKISKLQFASAEQAEAENLRKMILAMVDDIRVILVKLADRLHNMRTLEFLDPVRRERIARETSEIYAPIANRLGIGRIKTELEDLAFQHLEPDAHRALTEALEARRKVTGDFIEEIRAKLAAALEQAGIEAEIRGRIKSTASMQRKIKRQRIEVEQIYDYVAFRILTSSVKDCYGALGIVHSEWRPVPGRIKDFIAMPKPNMYQSLHTSVMTDKGQPFEVQIRTHEMHRIAEEGIAAHWHYKEGGRLSGQDSDRVAWLRQLLEWQQDLKDPREFLEMVKVDLYPEEVYTFTPKGRVLSFPRGASPVDFAYAIHTEVGHHCVGAKVNGRIVPLRSQLQNGDIVEIMTQPGHNPSRDWLALARTTRARSKIRAWLKANDRARSEALGRELVDREFRKYKLSLRAAAEDGRVAEALRKLGLADLEDFFAAVGYGKVAPHALVAAVVPPSELQPRTDGVVARVVKRALGLADRGIKVRGMDDVMVVLARCCNPVRGEEIVGYITRGKGVSVHSVQCPNVTRLLFASERRIDVEWDTAQGAASVYDVRLVLGVDDRPGVLAKILSAIADEKSNVKNMDAKTFEGSDARVSLVLAVTDRQQMQRVMDRIRRIGGVRQVDRVLS, encoded by the coding sequence GTGCGGCGGTTCGAGGACATCCTGGAGCGCGTCGAGGAGTACAATCCCGGCGCGGACTTCGGGCTCTTGCGGCGGGCGTATGTCTTCTCCGCCCGCGAGCACCGGAGCCAGGTTAGGCAGTCCGGCGAGCCGTACCTCACCCACCCCCTCGAGGTCGCGTACACGCTGGCGGAGCTGCGCCTGGACACGTCGAGCCTCGTCGCCGGGCTCCTCCACGACGTCGTCGAGGACACCCTCACCTCCATCGACACGGTCGGCGAGTATTTCGGCGAGGACGTGTCCCACATCGTCGCCGGGGTCACCAAGATCTCGAAGCTCCAGTTCGCATCCGCCGAGCAGGCGGAGGCCGAGAACCTCCGCAAGATGATCCTGGCCATGGTGGACGACATCCGCGTGATTCTCGTCAAGCTCGCGGACCGTCTTCACAACATGCGGACGCTGGAGTTCCTGGACCCGGTACGCCGGGAGAGGATCGCCCGGGAGACGTCCGAGATCTACGCCCCCATCGCGAACCGGCTGGGGATCGGCCGGATCAAGACGGAGCTCGAAGACCTCGCGTTCCAGCATCTCGAGCCCGACGCCCACCGCGCGCTGACCGAGGCGCTCGAGGCCCGGCGGAAGGTCACCGGCGACTTCATCGAGGAAATCCGCGCGAAGCTCGCGGCGGCGCTCGAGCAGGCGGGGATCGAGGCGGAGATCCGCGGCCGGATCAAGAGCACCGCCTCGATGCAGCGCAAGATCAAGCGGCAGCGGATCGAGGTCGAGCAGATCTACGACTACGTGGCCTTCCGCATCCTGACGTCGTCGGTGAAGGACTGCTACGGCGCGCTGGGGATCGTGCACTCCGAGTGGCGTCCGGTCCCCGGGCGGATCAAGGATTTCATCGCGATGCCCAAGCCGAACATGTACCAGTCCCTCCACACCTCCGTGATGACCGACAAGGGACAGCCGTTCGAGGTGCAGATCAGGACCCACGAGATGCACCGCATCGCGGAGGAGGGGATCGCCGCGCACTGGCACTACAAGGAGGGTGGGCGCCTCTCCGGGCAGGACTCGGACCGCGTCGCGTGGCTCAGGCAGCTCCTCGAGTGGCAGCAGGATCTCAAGGACCCCCGGGAGTTCCTCGAAATGGTCAAGGTGGACCTCTACCCGGAGGAAGTCTACACGTTCACCCCCAAGGGAAGGGTGCTCTCGTTCCCGCGGGGGGCGTCCCCGGTGGATTTCGCCTACGCGATTCACACGGAGGTCGGCCACCACTGCGTCGGGGCCAAGGTCAACGGGCGGATCGTTCCCTTGAGGAGCCAGCTCCAGAACGGCGACATCGTCGAGATCATGACCCAGCCCGGCCACAACCCGAGCCGCGACTGGCTCGCGCTGGCCCGGACGACCCGGGCGCGGAGCAAGATCCGGGCCTGGCTCAAGGCGAACGATCGGGCGCGCTCGGAGGCGCTGGGGCGCGAGCTGGTGGACCGCGAGTTCCGCAAGTACAAGCTCTCGCTGCGCGCGGCCGCCGAGGACGGCCGGGTGGCCGAGGCACTGCGCAAGCTCGGCCTCGCGGACCTCGAGGACTTCTTCGCGGCGGTGGGGTACGGCAAGGTCGCGCCGCACGCGCTGGTCGCCGCCGTCGTACCCCCGTCCGAGCTCCAGCCCCGGACCGACGGCGTCGTCGCGAGGGTCGTGAAGCGGGCGCTGGGACTCGCCGACCGGGGGATCAAGGTCCGCGGCATGGACGACGTCATGGTCGTCCTCGCGCGGTGCTGCAACCCGGTCCGCGGCGAGGAGATCGTCGGGTACATCACGCGGGGGAAAGGGGTGTCGGTCCACTCCGTCCAGTGTCCCAACGTGACCCGCCTGCTGTTCGCCTCCGAGCGGCGGATCGACGTGGAATGGGACACGGCGCAGGGCGCCGCGTCCGTCTACGACGTCAGGCTGGTGCTGGGGGTGGACGACCGGCCGGGAGTCCTCGCCAAGATCCTGTCGGCGATCGCCGACGAGAAGAGCAATGTCAAGAACATGGATGCCAAGACGTTCGAGGGGAGCGATGCGAGGGTGAGCCTCGTGCTGGCGGTGACCGATCGTCAGCAGATGCAGCGCGTGATGGACCGGATCCGGAGGATCGGCGGGGTGCGGCAGGTGGATCGCGTCCTGAGCTGA
- a CDS encoding RidA family protein, which produces MRETVRTDRAPAAVGPYSQAVRARGTVWVSGQIPLDPATGAIVPGDVETEARQALRNVGAILEAAGSGLDRVVKTTVYLTDLDDFERVNRVYAELVPSPPPARVCVEVSRLPRGARVEIDAVALVD; this is translated from the coding sequence ATGCGGGAGACGGTGCGGACGGATCGGGCCCCGGCGGCGGTGGGGCCGTACTCGCAGGCGGTGAGGGCCCGTGGGACCGTGTGGGTGTCGGGACAGATTCCGCTCGATCCGGCCACCGGGGCGATCGTTCCGGGGGACGTGGAGACCGAAGCCCGTCAGGCGCTTCGCAATGTCGGAGCGATCCTCGAAGCTGCCGGAAGCGGTCTCGACCGTGTGGTCAAGACCACGGTCTACCTGACGGACCTCGACGATTTCGAGCGGGTGAATCGCGTGTACGCTGAACTCGTGCCCTCACCGCCGCCGGCGCGGGTCTGTGTCGAGGTGTCGCGGCTACCGCGGGGCGCCCGCGTCGAGATCGATGCCGTGGCCTTGGTGGATTGA
- the rpmB gene encoding 50S ribosomal protein L28, with protein sequence MARVCEICGKKTVFGRNVSHAHNVTSRKYLPNLQEVRVMTERGGTKRMRLCTRCLRNGTIRKAVG encoded by the coding sequence ATGGCTCGAGTGTGCGAGATTTGCGGCAAGAAGACGGTCTTCGGGCGGAACGTGTCGCACGCCCACAACGTCACGTCCCGCAAGTACCTCCCGAACCTGCAGGAGGTGCGCGTGATGACGGAGCGGGGGGGGACGAAGCGGATGAGGCTGTGCACCCGCTGTCTCCGCAACGGCACGATCCGGAAGGCCGTCGGCTAG
- a CDS encoding pilus assembly protein PilM gives MLFGRSRNLVGLDIGDSSIKVVELKDMGKGRGYQLAKLGWEPLSAEAIVDGAIMDSQLVIETVQRLFQRLRIRNLDVATALYGHSVIVKRISLPTMGEAELAESIHWEAEQYIPFAIEDVNLDYQILEGSSLSGEGNMDVLLAAAKKDKINDYAAVISQAGLNPITVDIAAFALQNAFEVNYEFEPHQVIALVDLGAAVASITVLHGGTSVYWRDINIGGNQYTDAIQKELNLSAEQAERLKRGDEIEGVPYERILPILSAVNEDIGSEIQKTLDFFKQISAADEPLDRLYLTGGASQVVHLKESLGDRLHTQVEILNPFRKIPPAGREAAPEMINEMMPTASVSVGLALRRMGD, from the coding sequence ATGCTCTTCGGACGCAGCCGCAACCTGGTCGGACTCGACATCGGTGACAGCTCCATCAAGGTGGTCGAACTCAAGGACATGGGGAAGGGCCGGGGGTACCAGCTGGCGAAGCTGGGCTGGGAGCCGCTGTCCGCCGAGGCCATCGTGGACGGCGCCATCATGGACTCCCAACTCGTGATTGAGACCGTCCAGCGGCTGTTCCAGCGCCTCCGCATCCGAAACCTCGACGTCGCGACGGCCCTGTACGGCCACTCGGTGATCGTCAAGCGGATCAGCCTCCCCACCATGGGCGAGGCCGAGTTGGCGGAGTCGATCCACTGGGAGGCGGAGCAGTACATCCCGTTCGCGATCGAGGACGTCAACCTCGACTACCAGATCCTGGAGGGCTCGAGCCTCTCGGGCGAGGGGAACATGGACGTGCTCCTCGCCGCCGCGAAGAAGGACAAGATCAACGACTACGCCGCCGTGATCAGCCAGGCCGGGCTCAACCCGATCACGGTGGACATCGCGGCGTTCGCCCTCCAGAACGCGTTCGAGGTCAACTACGAGTTCGAGCCGCACCAGGTGATCGCGCTTGTGGACCTCGGAGCGGCGGTCGCTTCGATCACCGTGCTGCACGGCGGGACCTCCGTGTACTGGAGGGACATCAACATCGGCGGGAACCAGTACACCGACGCGATCCAGAAGGAGCTGAACCTCTCCGCGGAGCAGGCCGAGCGGCTGAAGAGGGGCGACGAGATCGAAGGGGTCCCTTACGAGAGGATCCTCCCGATCCTCTCGGCCGTGAACGAGGACATCGGCAGCGAAATCCAGAAGACCCTGGACTTCTTCAAGCAGATCTCCGCCGCCGACGAGCCTCTGGACCGGCTGTACCTCACCGGGGGTGCCTCCCAGGTGGTCCACCTGAAGGAGTCGCTCGGCGACCGGCTCCACACCCAGGTCGAGATTCTGAACCCGTTCCGGAAGATCCCTCCCGCGGGACGCGAGGCCGCGCCCGAGATGATCAACGAGATGATGCCCACCGCCTCGGTCTCCGTGGGGTTGGCGCTCCGACGCATGGGGGATTGA
- a CDS encoding PilN domain-containing protein, with protein sequence MIKINLLAEKKAVKAKTPSSLKFDGLGGTQNLLLAGVLILGVIVAGSWWWVRASELRTWKAKQAAAEVELTRLQEVRKKAEYFKKQKELLERKINLITELKKKQSVPVHILDQISKNLPDFLWLDSMSAVQNQISITGRATTYTAVSNFYDNLAASGYFTSVVLGKTSEVPQGVSFSLSCKFASPKEAAAPAPQG encoded by the coding sequence ATGATCAAGATCAACCTGCTGGCCGAGAAGAAGGCCGTCAAGGCGAAGACCCCGTCGTCCCTCAAGTTCGACGGGCTCGGGGGTACGCAGAATCTGCTCCTCGCCGGGGTCCTGATCCTGGGCGTCATCGTGGCCGGCAGCTGGTGGTGGGTCCGCGCCTCGGAGCTCAGGACCTGGAAGGCCAAGCAGGCCGCCGCGGAGGTCGAACTGACCCGGCTGCAGGAGGTCCGGAAGAAGGCCGAGTACTTCAAGAAGCAGAAGGAGCTCCTGGAGCGGAAGATCAACCTGATCACCGAACTCAAGAAGAAGCAGTCCGTGCCGGTCCATATCCTGGACCAGATCTCCAAGAACCTGCCGGACTTCCTCTGGCTGGACTCGATGTCCGCCGTTCAGAACCAGATCAGCATCACGGGCCGGGCCACCACCTACACCGCGGTGTCGAACTTCTACGACAACCTTGCCGCCTCGGGTTACTTCACCAGCGTGGTTCTGGGGAAGACCTCGGAGGTGCCGCAGGGGGTCTCCTTCAGCCTGTCGTGCAAGTTCGCATCGCCCAAGGAAGCGGCCGCACCCGCGCCGCAGGGTTGA